The following proteins are co-located in the Macadamia integrifolia cultivar HAES 741 chromosome 3, SCU_Mint_v3, whole genome shotgun sequence genome:
- the LOC122073773 gene encoding uncharacterized protein LOC122073773 isoform X2 codes for MEASSESKSEMSNGEETNIEESIEQIAKEKRIDGINDALVSAEAQDLEYEIPTVGKEFVSDEQAYDFYKSYARIIGFSIRRGRSGKTQKGVVWRRIFECSKEGYRRVDKRTLNLRKSRPDRRTGCKARMVVKRMKDGKWSVTEIAYEHNHPLATETEAFLLRSLRVIKPTQVGIVNDSDDCVIQEKASTSSHCNDMCHQSVSFATPVANSEKATLPVKTLLRERTEDVNDAFVSRDAQDVEYEIPSVGKEFVSDEQAYDFYNSYARKIGFSVRRGRSGKTQKGVVWRRIFECSKEGYRRVDKRTLSQGKSRPDRRTGCKARMVIKRMKDGKWSVTEIAYEHNHPLATEMEAFSLRSQRVVKPTQIGIVNDNDGCVIQEKASTSSHCSDMCRQTVSLATPVANSENSTLSVKTLLRERTDDICDAFVSGEAQDLECEIPSVGKEFVSDEQAYDFYNSYARKIGFSIRRGRSGKTQKGVVWRRIFECSKEGHRRVDKRTLNLRKSRPDRRTGCKARMVVKRMRNGKWSVTEISYEHNHPLATETEALLLRSQRVVKPTLVGIVNDNDGCVIQEKASTGSRYSDMCQQSATLATRAANSEKATLFVKTLLRDGQEKVEEILKEEAQLKPKTSALICGDPMSQRVYRIQAKDDGGLGGKIISILEKKRKMKSQSSNSTQAKKGKQGQNNQNLEGNKQAFTQAQSQLNLMSCPLPCSGPIQFQHSFSPLVSHHITNFQEMSKDLRAATCGGL; via the exons ATGGAAGCTAGTAGTGAAAGTAAATCAGAGATGAGCAACGGAGAGGAAACAAATATCGAAGAAAGTATTGAACAAATTGCTAAAGAAAAGAGGATTGATGGTATCAATGATGCACTTGTTTCAGCAGAAGCTCAAGATTTAGAATATGAGATTCCAACAGTTGGCAAGGAGTTTGTCTCTGATGAACAAGCTTATGATTTTTATAAATCATATGCGCGGATAATTGGTTTTAGTATCCGAAGAGGCCGATCAGGAAAAACGCAAAAAGGTGTTGTATGGCGAAGAATATTTGAATGCTCAAAAGAAGGTTATCGAAGAGTGGATAAAAGGACTCTCAATCTTAGAAAGAGTCGTCCAGATAGAAGAACTGGTTGTAAAGCAAGAATGGTGGTAAAACGTATGAAGGATGGGAAATGGTCGGTTACAGAAATTGCATATGAGCACAATCATCCTCTTGCAACTGAAACGGAAGCTTTTTTGCTTAGGTCACTGAGGGTTATAAAACCTACACAGGTTGGGATTGTAAATGACAGCGATGATTGTGTTATTCAAGagaaggcaagcacaagttccCATTGCAATGATATGTGCCACCAAAGTGTTAGCTTTGCAACACCGGTTGCCAATAGTGAGAAAGCTACCTTGCCTGTGAAAACCTTATTGAGAGAGAGGACGGAAGATGTCAATGATGCATTTGTTTCCAGAGATGCTCAAGATGTAGAATATGAGATTCCATCAGTCGGCAAGGAGTTTGTCTCTGATGAACAAGCTTATGATTTTTATAATTCATATGCTCGAAAAATTGGTTTTAGTGTCCGCAGAGGCCGGTCAGGAAAAACACAAAAGGGTGTTGTATGGCGAAGAATATTTGAATGCTCGAAAGAAGGTTATCGAAGAGTGGATAAAAGGACTCTCAGTCAGGGAAAGAGTCGTCCAGATAGAAGAACTGGTTGTAAAGCAAGAATGGTGATAAAACGTATGAAGGATGGGAAATGGTCGGTTACTGAAATTGCATATGAGCACAATCATCCTCTTGCAACTGAAATGGAAGCTTTTTCGCTTAGGTCACAGAGGGTTGTAAAGCCTACACAGATTGGGATTGTAAATGACAATGATGGTTGTGTTATTCAAGAGAAGGCAAGCACTAGTTCCCATTGCAGTGATATGTGCCGCCAAACTGTTAGCCTTGCAACACCGGTTGCCAATAGTGAGAACTCTACCTTGTCCGTGAAAACCTTATTGAGAGAGAGAACGGATGATATCTGTGATGCATTTGTTTCAGGAGAAGCTCAAGATTTAGAATGTGAGATTCCATCAGTTGGCAAGGAGTTTGTCTCTGACGAACAAGCTTATGATTTTTATAATTCATATGCTCGAAAAATTGGTTTTAGCATCCGAAGAGGCCGGTCAGGAAAAACACAAAAAGGTGTTGTATGGCGAAGAATATTTGAATGCTCAAAAGAAGGTCATCGCAGAGTGGATAAAAGGACTCTCAACCTGAGAAAGAGTCGCCCAGATAGAAGAACTGGTTGTAAAGCAAGAATGGTGGTAAAACGCATGAGGAATGGGAAATGGTCGGTCACTGAAATTTCATATGAGCACAATCATCCTCTTGCAACTGAAACTGAAGCTCTTTTGCTTAGGTCACAAAGGGTTGTTAAACCTACACTGGTTGGGATTGTAAATGACAATGATGGTTGTGTTATTCAAGAGAAGGCAAGCACTGGTTCCCGTTATAGTGATATGTGCCAGCAAAGTGCTACCCTTGCAACACGGGCTGCCAATAGTGAGAAGGCTACCTTGTTTGTGAAAACCTTACTGAGAGATGGACAAGAAAAAGTGgaagaaattttaaaagaagaagcacaactaaaacctaaaacaagTGCTTTAATCTGCGGTGATCCAATGTCCCAACGAGTCTACAGAATTCAAGCAAAAGATGATGGTGGACTAGGTGGCAAAATAATAAGCAttctagagaagaaaaggaaaatgaagtcTCAAAGCTCAAATAGCACTCAAGCTAAAAAGGGGAAACAAG GACAAAATAACCAGAATTTGGAAGGGAACAAACAAGCATTTACCCAAGCACAAAGTCAATTGAATTTGATGTCGTGCCCATTACCTTGTAGTGGTCCTATACAATTTCAGCATTCCTTCTCACCTCTTGTTTCTCACCATATCACTAATTTTCAAGAAATGTCCAAG GACTTGAGGGCAGCTACATGTGGAGGTCTTTAA
- the LOC122073773 gene encoding uncharacterized protein LOC122073773 isoform X1, which yields MEASSESKSEMSNGEETNIEESIEQIAKEKRIDGINDALVSAEAQDLEYEIPTVGKEFVSDEQAYDFYKSYARIIGFSIRRGRSGKTQKGVVWRRIFECSKEGYRRVDKRTLNLRKSRPDRRTGCKARMVVKRMKDGKWSVTEIAYEHNHPLATETEAFLLRSLRVIKPTQVGIVNDSDDCVIQEKASTSSHCNDMCHQSVSFATPVANSEKATLPVKTLLRERTEDVNDAFVSRDAQDVEYEIPSVGKEFVSDEQAYDFYNSYARKIGFSVRRGRSGKTQKGVVWRRIFECSKEGYRRVDKRTLSQGKSRPDRRTGCKARMVIKRMKDGKWSVTEIAYEHNHPLATEMEAFSLRSQRVVKPTQIGIVNDNDGCVIQEKASTSSHCSDMCRQTVSLATPVANSENSTLSVKTLLRERTDDICDAFVSGEAQDLECEIPSVGKEFVSDEQAYDFYNSYARKIGFSIRRGRSGKTQKGVVWRRIFECSKEGHRRVDKRTLNLRKSRPDRRTGCKARMVVKRMRNGKWSVTEISYEHNHPLATETEALLLRSQRVVKPTLVGIVNDNDGCVIQEKASTGSRYSDMCQQSATLATRAANSEKATLFVKTLLRDGQEKVEEILKEEAQLKPKTSALICGDPMSQRVYRIQAKDDGGLGGKIISILEKKRKMKSQSSNSTQAKKGKQGQNNQNLEGNKQAFTQAQSQLNLMSCPLPCSGPIQFQHSFSPLVSHHITNFQEMSKEPLNLPPNDAQLLPLINSNNVEVCHDLRAATCGGL from the exons ATGGAAGCTAGTAGTGAAAGTAAATCAGAGATGAGCAACGGAGAGGAAACAAATATCGAAGAAAGTATTGAACAAATTGCTAAAGAAAAGAGGATTGATGGTATCAATGATGCACTTGTTTCAGCAGAAGCTCAAGATTTAGAATATGAGATTCCAACAGTTGGCAAGGAGTTTGTCTCTGATGAACAAGCTTATGATTTTTATAAATCATATGCGCGGATAATTGGTTTTAGTATCCGAAGAGGCCGATCAGGAAAAACGCAAAAAGGTGTTGTATGGCGAAGAATATTTGAATGCTCAAAAGAAGGTTATCGAAGAGTGGATAAAAGGACTCTCAATCTTAGAAAGAGTCGTCCAGATAGAAGAACTGGTTGTAAAGCAAGAATGGTGGTAAAACGTATGAAGGATGGGAAATGGTCGGTTACAGAAATTGCATATGAGCACAATCATCCTCTTGCAACTGAAACGGAAGCTTTTTTGCTTAGGTCACTGAGGGTTATAAAACCTACACAGGTTGGGATTGTAAATGACAGCGATGATTGTGTTATTCAAGagaaggcaagcacaagttccCATTGCAATGATATGTGCCACCAAAGTGTTAGCTTTGCAACACCGGTTGCCAATAGTGAGAAAGCTACCTTGCCTGTGAAAACCTTATTGAGAGAGAGGACGGAAGATGTCAATGATGCATTTGTTTCCAGAGATGCTCAAGATGTAGAATATGAGATTCCATCAGTCGGCAAGGAGTTTGTCTCTGATGAACAAGCTTATGATTTTTATAATTCATATGCTCGAAAAATTGGTTTTAGTGTCCGCAGAGGCCGGTCAGGAAAAACACAAAAGGGTGTTGTATGGCGAAGAATATTTGAATGCTCGAAAGAAGGTTATCGAAGAGTGGATAAAAGGACTCTCAGTCAGGGAAAGAGTCGTCCAGATAGAAGAACTGGTTGTAAAGCAAGAATGGTGATAAAACGTATGAAGGATGGGAAATGGTCGGTTACTGAAATTGCATATGAGCACAATCATCCTCTTGCAACTGAAATGGAAGCTTTTTCGCTTAGGTCACAGAGGGTTGTAAAGCCTACACAGATTGGGATTGTAAATGACAATGATGGTTGTGTTATTCAAGAGAAGGCAAGCACTAGTTCCCATTGCAGTGATATGTGCCGCCAAACTGTTAGCCTTGCAACACCGGTTGCCAATAGTGAGAACTCTACCTTGTCCGTGAAAACCTTATTGAGAGAGAGAACGGATGATATCTGTGATGCATTTGTTTCAGGAGAAGCTCAAGATTTAGAATGTGAGATTCCATCAGTTGGCAAGGAGTTTGTCTCTGACGAACAAGCTTATGATTTTTATAATTCATATGCTCGAAAAATTGGTTTTAGCATCCGAAGAGGCCGGTCAGGAAAAACACAAAAAGGTGTTGTATGGCGAAGAATATTTGAATGCTCAAAAGAAGGTCATCGCAGAGTGGATAAAAGGACTCTCAACCTGAGAAAGAGTCGCCCAGATAGAAGAACTGGTTGTAAAGCAAGAATGGTGGTAAAACGCATGAGGAATGGGAAATGGTCGGTCACTGAAATTTCATATGAGCACAATCATCCTCTTGCAACTGAAACTGAAGCTCTTTTGCTTAGGTCACAAAGGGTTGTTAAACCTACACTGGTTGGGATTGTAAATGACAATGATGGTTGTGTTATTCAAGAGAAGGCAAGCACTGGTTCCCGTTATAGTGATATGTGCCAGCAAAGTGCTACCCTTGCAACACGGGCTGCCAATAGTGAGAAGGCTACCTTGTTTGTGAAAACCTTACTGAGAGATGGACAAGAAAAAGTGgaagaaattttaaaagaagaagcacaactaaaacctaaaacaagTGCTTTAATCTGCGGTGATCCAATGTCCCAACGAGTCTACAGAATTCAAGCAAAAGATGATGGTGGACTAGGTGGCAAAATAATAAGCAttctagagaagaaaaggaaaatgaagtcTCAAAGCTCAAATAGCACTCAAGCTAAAAAGGGGAAACAAG GACAAAATAACCAGAATTTGGAAGGGAACAAACAAGCATTTACCCAAGCACAAAGTCAATTGAATTTGATGTCGTGCCCATTACCTTGTAGTGGTCCTATACAATTTCAGCATTCCTTCTCACCTCTTGTTTCTCACCATATCACTAATTTTCAAGAAATGTCCAAG GAACCGTTAAATCTTCCTCCCAATGACGCACAATTGCTACCATTGATTAATAGCAACAATGTTGAAGTTTGCCAT GACTTGAGGGCAGCTACATGTGGAGGTCTTTAA